A single Lolium perenne isolate Kyuss_39 chromosome 6, Kyuss_2.0, whole genome shotgun sequence DNA region contains:
- the LOC127306590 gene encoding uncharacterized protein: MHKLKRTSTELQKLKGGFDCNLGDFPADVLSNSCRTQREYMGDNQGQFCEETRRKMWSSFGIRLVQQGDGGERTAIGQQCDDGERTVSWTAIVRQGDGSERTAIVLPGEHGKRKACWTLRTAARRQWRREVVLARARGRREVVLASARGRREVVLASARGRREVVLARARGRREVLLRGVSNGFDQHDLIISWTWRRLWSVRPLRSKMCGI; this comes from the exons ATGCACAAATTAAAAAG GACATCCACGGAACTGCAGAAATTAAAAGGTGGTTTTGACTGTAATTTGGGTGACTTTCCTGCAGATGTTCTATCAAATTCTTGTAGAACCCAGCGTGAGTACATGGGTGACAATCAG GGCCAATTTTGTGAAGAAACCCGAAGAAAGATGTGGAGTTCGTTTGGCATCCGTCTAGTGCAGCAGGGCGACGGCGGCGAGAGGACGGCGATTGGGCAGCAGTGTGACGACGGCGAGAGGACTGTGTCGTGGACGGCGATAGTGCGGCAGGGCGACGGCAGCGAGAGGACGGCGATAGTGCTGCCGGGCGAGCACGGCAAGAGGAAGGCGTGCTGGACGTTGAGAACTGCTGCTAGGCGACAATGGCGACGAGAAGTCGTGCTGGCGAGGGCGAGAGGACGGCGAGAAGTCGTGCTGGCGAGTGCGAGAGGACGGCGAGAAGTCGTGCTGGCGAGTGCGAGAGGACGGCGAGAAGTCGTGCTGGCGAGGGCGAGAGGACGGCGAGAAGTCCTGCTGCGGGGCGTCTCGAACGGTTTTGATCAACACGATCTTATTATTTCGTGGACCTGGAGACGGTTGTGGTCCGTTCGTCCGCTCCGTTCAAAGATGTGTGGGATTTGA